gtttgttttttaaccaaaaatatTACATGGACCAATTCTCTTTTAAAATCGGGATTCGAACCGATCCCACCTAAACCAAGCTGAGAGTTGACTAACTagaaaccgatcacccttatCTTCTAGGGATGATCGGTTTAAGTTATCATGGACAATTTGATGTCTCGATAGATGATAGAAAAATTCGGTTATGCTAATtattattaggggtgagcaaaagaaTCAAATCGAACCGAATCGAACTTATCGATTTTGGGCGAATCACTTGGGAACCGGTTCCTAGTTTCATGGCTAGACCTACCCCTCTGGACCATCCGAATCGCACcgattttttacttcttattacttcaaaatttcaagaccCTAATTCTCGTTCTCTTCTCGCCTAGACTTAGTCACACACGCTCGTACCATACGCCTCTTACTCTCACTTCTCTCAATCTTAGTCATGCAGTGCTCACTACTCCCTCGAGGCTCGACACCTCTTGTTCAATGAGCTTGTTCTATTAACATCACTCATATAGTAGTTTAGACGGCAAACAGACActtttaatgccaaaagttgtgtacaaaGATCACTTTGataccaaaaattttaattgggtcactttagtgccaaatcggagataaaatgatcactttagtgcctcCAACGAGAATTTACGGTGAAATaaatacgtggcatttttaattaaattttaaattttaattagtatttttaaaaaaataatgaagtcCACTGGattccacgtggacttcaaaattcaaaaataaatttaaaaattaaattaaatttttaaaaaagaaaaattaacataaaaaatttaaaataaaactttattaaaataataagcccaaaaaattaacaaaaaaccaTAACAAAAAAAGCAGATTATGCGACGAGGGTTGTTGTAACCCTTGCTTCTGTCGCCGCCGTTGCTCCATCGTCCCCGACCCTTGCCCCGATCTTCGGCGACCCTCACTTGCGGCCGGCGGGGGTTGCCGACACCCTGCTAGCCATGCCCCATCGTCGTCGACCAttgtcggcgatggtggggcagcAATGGCGAGGCTACGGCCCTCCTCGCCACCTGTCaactgtttcttttcttttctaaaaattttttagctttttttttttaaaaaagtttagcttatttttcaaattattttaaataaaaatttaaatttaaaaagaaaatgccacaATGGACCTCAAATGAGCTACATCACgacatatattaataaaaaagttctACGTTGGATTTCCGGCAAAGAAtatcggaattggcacttaagtgattctttttcaaaGAACTTAATACTAAAGTGAttcgattgaaacttttagcATCAAAGTGATCTACATGCATAATTTTTTGCACTAAAAGTGTCTTGTTGCCCAGTTTAGACTATGCAACAACATTTATAGTCTTATAGGGaataagcaaaagaaagaaagaacggaaaaaagaaaagaaaagaagatacggTGGATTCTTAACTCTATGGCCGGATGGGCCGGTTTCCGATTTCACAAATTGAGAACCGACCATTCTGGTCTAGCTCCTAATTCTAAAATAAGGACAAATCACCCTTACTTATCATATATAGTTGCATTTCTTTCGGACCGGATATTTTCTTACATCAAGGTTCCCTAATTGATGGTTCCATCTCACATCGATTCCTCTTAAAGAAACCTTGCTTCAAATTCCTGCCGCTGGAGCTGCTCTCCCCTACGCTAACCCTCATCTAACTACGCTAGTCCCCCAATCGCGTATGGACCCCACCGACCTCCCACCGTCGGATCTGGATAACGTTCTCGGAAAAGCGCCTCGCAACCGCGACCAACCGTTTGTTTTCTTGTACACCCGCGCGCACCGTAACCATTTCTCcgacccaaccaaaaaaaaaaaaaaaagacgaaagcGAGAACGAAGATTCGAAGCCTCCGCAACTGCGATGACTGTAACAAGCGCCGTTTCGGCACTGGCTAATGGTGGTTGCTCGGTGAAGAAGATACCGTTGTCCGAGCATTGCGATCGGGGTCCAATGGCCGCGGCGATGTCCACGTGCTTGCTGAGTCGGGGGCTGAGTGGACCGAGCCGGAGGGACTCGAGCTTCCCGCGGCCCTTCGCTTCGCTCGCCTCTCACCGCCGGGTTCTCCCCGCTTCCTGCAAGATGCGGCAGCGCAGTCTCAGGTACTCGGCCTGGCTGATTTCTCGATTTCCGCGGGTTCCGATTCCGGGCGTGCGAAGGAGCGGTCGGAGGTTGATTGTTTCGTGGTTTCTTGGGGATGGGCGCGAGTTGTGATTCTCACTTTGTTTTTGCGTAATGATTAGTTCTCGGAGTAGGAGACCGCAAGTTAAGAAGGCTTCGCCGGATAGGCCGCCTTCGATTGTTGTTAATGGAGAGGGCGAAGGCGGTGGTGCTTCGGCCGAGAGCGCGCGTAGCGCCGATCAGGAAATTGTGTCTGAATCTGAGGAAGATGATTCCGATGGAGTCGTGATCGATGTGGAGAATGAGAATGTTGATACAGAAGAAGTTTCTAACAGTACGGCGTTGGAGACAAATTTGGTATTCTTCTTGAAGCATTTCTAGTgaattcttggttttttttttcctgtctagATATGCGTATGCAATGTGCACATCGGTTCTAGTTCATGAATAGCTCGCAAATTGGGAATTTGAGAGTATGTTTTGACTGTGTTTTATGCTTTTGATTTCATCATATGGTGCCTAGACTTTGGTCACTTGTTGAccatgagagagagatagattgCAAAATAATTCACGCGTGACTTTGAGGAAATGTGATAAGctctaaattttcattttcctgtgTGCCATCCCACCAATTTCACGTTCACTGGAGGCGATTGTCAGTGATACGGGGCAGCACTTATCCAGTATTCAAGTTGATGATCTGATGGGCATGATAAAGAGTGCGGAAAAGAGTAAGAAATTGCAAGTTCCTAATTTTTTGCCTTGATTGGAGTTTAAGTTTTAAAGAAATGGTGTGCTCATGTATGTCATCTACTTGCTAGATATTCTACTCCTCAACCAAGCCAGGGTGAGTGCACTTAAGGATCTTGATAACATACTCTCTGAGAAGGAAGCACTGCACGGAGAAATTAACAATTTGGAGATGAAGTTAGCAGAAACGGATGCACGAATAAGAGTTGCTGCCCGGGAAAAGATGCATGCAGAACTTTTAGAAGATCAGTTAGAGGAGCTACGGAGCGAATTGATACAAAGAAGTGAGCTAAGCATTGAAAAGAATGAGCATAGTATTTATGAGAATCAGAACATCCAATTGAATGCAGAAAAACCTTCATCGTATCAAACTAGCTCTCATTTCCTTAGTAAGGAGCTTAGTTCCCTGAGGGCAGAGAATATCTCTCTAAAAAGTGACATCGAAGCCCTTAAGGCAGAGCTTAATAGTGTTAAGGACACAGATGAGCGTGTGATGATGCTGGAAAAACAAAGGTTCCATCTTGAGTCAGCTCTAAAGGATCTAGAATCTAAACTTTCAGTTTCTCAGGAAGATATTTCCAAACTTCCATCTTTAAAGTTTGAGTACAAGGACCTATGGGAAAAGGTAGAAAATTTGCAACCATTGCTTGATAGGGCCACTGCACTGGCTGATCAAGCTATTGTAGGGTTACAGCAAAACCAGGTACTGCGGAAGAAGGTTGATAAGTTGGAAGAGACTCTTGAAGAAGCCAACGTTTACAAGGTGTCCTCTGAAAAATTGCAGCAATATAATGAACTGATGCACCAAAAGATTAAGCTGTTAGAGGAGCGCCTTCAGAGGTCGGACGAAGAGATTCATTCGTATGTTCAGTTATATCAGCAATCCGTTAAGGAATTTCAAGATACTCTCAATaccttgaaaaaggaaagcagGAAAAGGATGCTTGATGAACCGGTGGATGATATGCCACATGGATTTTGGAGCCATTTATTGTTGAAGTTTGATGGTTGGTtacttgagaaaaaaatatctGCTGATGATGCtaagcttttgagagaaatGGTGTGGAAAAGGGATAGACACATTTGTGATGCGTATATGGAATGCAAAGACAAAAGTGAACGCGAGGCCTTGGCCATCTTTTTAAGACTCGTATCAGCACCCTCGAGGTACTACCTTGCACtgaaaaattttgctaaatctGTTTCTGTTGTTTAATTTGCTCCTTCTGTTGATATTTAGCCCAGGATTGTATGTCGTTCATATAGCTGCAGAGATGGCACCTGTTGCTAAGGTAAAGCTCGAGACAGCTACAAAATTGAATACTTGATCTTTTGATGTGTTGGTGAAACATTGGTTCCAATTACGTTAATTTCTGCTGTTACAGTAGTTACCCTTATGTTGAATGGTTTGTGGCAGTTGTCACATGTCACCACTAATTTTGTGGCAGTTGTGGTTGTGGCAGCCCCGGTAGGATACTGGTTGTAGGATTAGCTTTCATATTAGTCATGttcctttgttttttgggtAAACTTTTGTTAAACTTCTTTGTAAAGACTGCATGTGGCAGTTATATGACTGAGAAAAGTTGCAAGTCATTTCTCTTTGTTCATTGTACCTCCAAAGGAAGTTCATGACTAGCACCTATGTAGTTTCTGGTTAGAAGCTTTCTCTTTTTTAGTCTTCCTAGTGAAGTTTCTATGTATGCATCTTGGATATATGGTTTTTTGAGTATTTGTCCACACAGTTTGGTTAATCTCGGTTGAATTATCATTGGAACCTTATTGAATAATTATCTGCAAGAATGAAAGTGGATGTTAATGGACAGATACTTAACACAAGCATGGCCATGACTGAATTAAAATGGCAAATTGCATGACTACTGAACTGGTTAAGACTTTGTACTTTTTGTGACTCCTAGTTTAAGTCATCAGCTGTTGTCACTTGTCACCAAAAGCATTAGCTTAACAAACAAAGCTGTCCCATTCGCATGGCTTCTCGCATTGCGAGGTCAATGGTGTAGATGGTTGACATGCAGCCTTTCCCATGCATGCTGGATAGGCTCTTTACATGATGTTCTTCTGGAGTAACCATTACGTCACACCAATACTTGccctcatcatccaaatagccATCACGAActgaaatttttagaattgGAGTTGTTCCTAAAACTATGTCATTATAATTATTTCTCCTGATCTTTTAGCGTCTGCATTGGTTCATAGCCACTTAGCATCTTTATTCATGCTTTTTGATGAGATGATGATGTAAAAATGTTTGGCAGACTATGGAACAAGTGAGGTCTGATCTGGCTGATATGCTTAC
The sequence above is drawn from the Rhodamnia argentea isolate NSW1041297 chromosome 9, ASM2092103v1, whole genome shotgun sequence genome and encodes:
- the LOC115730785 gene encoding probable starch synthase 4, chloroplastic/amyloplastic is translated as MTVTSAVSALANGGCSVKKIPLSEHCDRGPMAAAMSTCLLSRGLSGPSRRDSSFPRPFASLASHRRVLPASCKMRQRSLSSRSRRPQVKKASPDRPPSIVVNGEGEGGGASAESARSADQEIVSESEEDDSDGVVIDVENENVDTEEVSNSTALETNLAIVSDTGQHLSSIQVDDLMGMIKSAEKNILLLNQARVSALKDLDNILSEKEALHGEINNLEMKLAETDARIRVAAREKMHAELLEDQLEELRSELIQRSELSIEKNEHSIYENQNIQLNAEKPSSYQTSSHFLSKELSSLRAENISLKSDIEALKAELNSVKDTDERVMMLEKQRFHLESALKDLESKLSVSQEDISKLPSLKFEYKDLWEKVENLQPLLDRATALADQAIVGLQQNQVLRKKVDKLEETLEEANVYKVSSEKLQQYNELMHQKIKLLEERLQRSDEEIHSYVQLYQQSVKEFQDTLNTLKKESRKRMLDEPVDDMPHGFWSHLLLKFDGWLLEKKISADDAKLLREMVWKRDRHICDAYMECKDKSEREALAIFLRLVSAPSSPGLYVVHIAAEMAPVAKVGGLGDVVTGLSKALQKRGHHVEIIVPKYDCMQYDRMLDLRALDAVVESYFDGRLYKNKVWVGTIDGLPVFFIEPLHPDKFFWRGQFYGEHDDFRRFSFFSRAALELLLQSGKRPDIIHCHDWQTAFVAPLYWDLYAPKGLDSARICFTCHNFEYQGTAPASELASCGLDVQELNRPDRMQDNSAHDRVNPVKGAVVFSNIVTTVSPTYAQEVRTAEGGKGLHSTLNLHSKKFVGILNGVDTDEWNPAIDAFLEVQYSFNDIQGKAENKRAIRRQLGLSSANASKPMVGCITRLVPQKGVHLIRHALYRTLELGGQFLLLGSSPVPHIQREFEGIAKQFQNHGDIRLILKYDESLSHRIFAASDMLIIPSIFEPCGLTQMIAMRYGSIPIARKTGGLNDSVFDVDDETIPFQFRNGYTFLNADEQGVNGALERAFNHYNNDPQSWQQLVHKVMNIEFSWDPSASQYEELYLRSVARARAAR